attgtaccactttttgttggaaaaatagcttcctttatcgcctcagcaacggggtttatctcctcatattaatcatggtctcaaaatatttgtttatggctcaaaagatgattaaaaagacgaaaagtgataatacagacgattcgcaacagttttttggtgttgcagaatcactgttacagggagaaatagtagctaaagacctaatgcaaccgctgtgatgaacgacacataggttctgctgtgaaacaacgatagttttctgcgacagttgcttgtgcgtcaatgttcttcgtgttcttcctcttcagcagcagcagcagaataaggtattttcctgcaactcgatctctggagctccgtggtgttctaaacttctctgaaaggattcgtaccccttatatgacttatcccctctccttttaaaGGCCACAGCTCGATTAAATCTTCCCCAAATTattggtttatctccacagcaagtttcggagttttctttctgccaaactctcttcacgcgtatttgacctctcccaatacttccaaactctttattagataactacgaatgttggggaagattttctagcctttaatctccctgaattgtcgaaaaaatattccaacagcaacccgtgaccacaacacctctatttccttctcccggtcgatctaacccaattcattcgatccaatcacatataccaaccctgttatgctctaggaagtccagcccaacaaaaatcatccattgaatctcgttatttcacgtcCAACTGATGCTCCCAAATTCACGCAGGTAATGATAGAGTTTCCCGCCAAGACTGtgtttgaacgatgaagaaaagggggagccccctatccagagtaggggtgcctttagcagctgccttaaggggtgtcctggtggtgccccttatccaaaccgggggtccgaatagcaagtgtcctccgggtgccttccgacaacttttcgagccaattttttccaaaaatgtttattggccaaaaatacctacaaataaataaaacaccataataagtacaaaaatgagccctaacaatatataaaatcgagacaaatcggacacaaaatgtATCTATCACAATCATCTAGAGCTTACAtgtaacatgatatatatatccAAATTACATAGTATATTATAACCTAATAATCGGAATAGCTCGAGGACCTTTGGCCTTCACTAATGTAATCCCAAATTCCTCCTCCATATCCAAATCTGTTGGGTTCAACACATTTTCCAATTTCCAGTCAAGTGACTGTAGAAGTGAACCGACATTGGATGTACTATCCTATGTGCTAATGGTAAACCATGACAAATTCGACGTCCAGATCCAAATGGAATGAACTCAAAATCTTGGCCTTTGCAATCAAATTTTTAAGCTAATAACCTCTTAGGCTGAAAAGAAGTTTGCTTTGTCCAGATAGTAGGATCTCGAATGATTGCCCAAAAAGTGACAAGTACTTGGGTACCCTTACGGATAACATAATCATGAAACATCAATTTATGCTTGGTGAGGAACTAATATCTTTTTGCACCACCACTAAACCAAGGGTGCACATTCCTCCCATCATAATTGTATTATATCTAGCCCTAGTTATTTTtcttgtttattatttttggtattttaatAATAGGTACGTCATTGGAAATTGGAGAGAAAAATTGGAAAAAACGAACCAAGTTATTATTAATccatctctcttttttctttacacttcaatgatttttctttcttctaaatTTTATCTTCAAGAGAATTTATCTTTGCAAACACTCTCAAAAAAAGattttaaaaataaacaaaataaatacgttttttttttctaaaaccaaCTCTCTCATAGTTAACATTGTTAATCAACAGTGAAAAACTTAGTCGCAAGTTTCTAAATACGATCTTTATATCATTATCTGAAAATGTATTTGTTTTGTTAAACTAAAAGAACATGAGAATCCTTTACTATTGTTAAATGAAAGTCAAaggaaaatattcttttttcACTCCCAATAATTATTCCAATATTTGAAAACGTTTTCACTGATTATACAACAAAATCATTCTTTTCAATTAACTTTATATTCTAATCAGACACATTGATTCAATCTCCGATGGAAGTGTTTCTAAGGATTATAAAACAAAACTCATCGATCTAATCTTTGAAAATGAAACAAAACCCATGGGTTCAATTTCTGAAAATGAGGTTTCTAATGTTATATAAAAGGTAAAAAGATAAGAGTCAAAAAGGAAGAACGAGGGAATTCAAGTTTTGTTGAAAAACCATGTTCCGAATGTTGATATCTAAACATACAAAAATAGTAACTTAATAAGTAAATAGGGTGCTGAACTTTAGCACATAAAAGGGGTGGCTGGAATTGGATTGACACGGATACAAAAAGTCTCGCTCCACCTTCTTAtaacatactccctccgttcttttttaatcggccagttttgtttttagcgaaatttaaggaaattaagagaactaatcattgaaagtggtcctcatgacacttgtcaataaaagaagtgaagtgaaatggtccccatgacacttgttagcaaaagaagtaaagtgaagtggtccacatgacacttgtcatcaaaagaagttaagagaaaaatggttccaaaaaattaaaataacatttgactttcccaattaggaaactgacctatttttttgaaacttttatttatagaaactggcctattaaaaaagaacggagggagtaatttaaACAAAATTTCCAAAAGCTTCAGTTTTGCTCAAATAATAATATAACATAGTTTAAACAGTGTACAAGCCCTTGAAAATTACTAATTAGTAAACATGCAATACCGATACCAATCTCAGCAATCGATATTAATCTTTGAAAACCAACAACTTTTAGTCAAACCCGAAACCACATCCGAAAGATGCAAACAAAAACCCAAACCCTAGAAAATAGTTAATATATATCAATTCCTTCAAAATATTTAAAACCTAGTTATTAATAGGAAACAATATTAGTACGAGTCCAAGTTTGTGCAcccctaaaaaaaaaattgagatgcACATTTTGGCTACTCTTATTGAGCCAAATAAAAAGAATTGGttttgtattatttatttttatttaatattttattcTAAATATTGCATCGAAAAATGCAAAAATAACCGGGTATGTTAAGATTTTCATCCAAATCTCATACTTTCTATCTCTTTCTTCCTTTAGGTAATTTTGGATGTTTCTATATGATTTTGGATTTTCgttattctttgtgattaatctcAATAGTTGTTTTTATACCAAGGATCAACCAAGTAAGGAACCAGATTCAAAAATATAACAGAATCAAGTTAGGAACATTGGGTGAAGTAAAGAAAATAAGTCATTGATAAACTCAACTTGACGAGCGACAAATTCCCATTAAAATCAATTAACGCAGAAACCTGTTCAAAGAATTGAAGCTACAAAATCGGTGATCATATATCAAAGAGATATCTATATTTCAAGGATCTTAATTTATTTTAAATACTAGCTACTTATACACGGAAGTGAAAGTCATATTTATGAAACAATAACTTTTATCATACTCCAGAGTACATTTGAAACAATTTATAGGATAATGTATCAAATTAACCTTGTTACAGGTAATCACGAATTGCAATCATCTAGAGCTCCAATTTACATGTAACATGATACATACCCAAATTACATAATATATTATAACCTAGTAATCGGAATAGCTTGGAGACCTTTGGCCTTCACTAATGTAATCCCAAATTCTTCCTCCATATCCAAATCTCTTGCGTTCAACCCATTTTCTAATTTCCAGTCAAATGACTGTAGAAGTGAACCCAACATTGAATGTACCATCCTATGTGCTAAAGGTAAACCAGGACACATCCGACGTCCAGATCCAAATGGAATGAACTCAAAATCTTGGCCTTTGTAATCAATGTTTAAAGATAAAAACCTCTCAGGCTGAAAAGAAGTTGGCTCCTTCCACATGGTAGGATCTCGACCGATTGCCCAAAAATTGACAAGTACTTGGGTACCTTTAGGGATAACGAAATCATGGAACTTAACATCAATTTCTGCTTTGTGAGGAACTAATAGTGGAGCTGGTGGATGAAGACGTAAAGTTTCTTTAACAATCGCCTGCAAGTAAGGAAGTCGAGTGATATCTTTTTCTTCGATAGGTCGATCCTTACTTATGATGTTTGAAAGCTCTTGTTGAGCCTTTTTCATCTTAGATGGGTTACGAATTAACTCAGCCATTGCCCATTCTATTGTGGATGAGGCAGTATCTATTCCGGCAGAAAAGAAGTCCTGATTCATAAACATTTTGTAAGACTTGTTAGAGACTATTgtgatcattaaaaaaaaaaatctaattttgaTAAGAAATATCTAGACATAGTTTTGTGAAAATTTGCAGCCACAAGTCCTTGATATGCAAAATTTTGGAGTCAACTCAAGGGTGTATTGGATCAAGATTTATATGGATAAAATTAGATACATGGTTATCTGAATCTAGTGGATTTATAATGTTTATTGACAGAATCTGTAATATTCTTAAAGATATATAATTTGGATTATAATAGATTGAATTAGGATTAATTcgtattaataaaaattaaagtgGACTACCAAATTATGatataattgaaaaaataaaGATTATCATGCTttcatttcaaaataaaaataaaaataaccatCAATAAGTATTGGTGTTGGGTGTTGGTTGGTGAATGTGGTGGCGGTAGTGTTGGTGGGGGTGATATTGGTGGTTGTTAGTGGTGGGTGGTGTGaggtggtgattttttttttgaaaagaggtGGAGGTGGTGATTGTTGGTGGTTATtattggaggtggtggtgctggttggcggtggcggtggtggttgttTGCTCACGGTCAGTGGTGGTTTTTGTTGGGAGTAATGGTGGTGGATGGTGGAGGTCGGTGCTGGTTGGCGGTTTGTGGTGGTTGTAGTGGTAGGTAGTGGGTGGCGGTGGTGGAAAAACATAAAATGATGTGAAaaaaataacaattttttttttgtccataAGAATCCGTGAAACTCTTATGATTTGGGTTGAGATTAAAATACAtattccctccgtttctaaaaaataggcttgtttggttttcacaaaaattaagaaaactaatcattgaaGCCACTTTTCCATGTTTGTTCCTAATCTATCCTTTGGTCCCCACTCAtttgttattagagaaagaggagagaagtGGTCCCCTTTTTGTATTAGGAGAGAAAATGAAGAGATAGAAGTGGTCCCTCTATAGgtatagtagtaaaatcataacatttgactttccacgtATGTAAACAGGCCTattttttgacatacccaaaaaagaaaacctgcctattttttagaaacggagggagtattttgactacaaatatccataagaatccaATATATATCTTGGTCCTTAACTGTCATAAGGAAAAATATTAAATGAATTGAATACTAGgatatttgtggaatctaaaTAAATCCTATTTGAATATCATGGATATTTTATGATTCTTTACGTATAATTGCATACCTAAAAATACATCCCTGTAAATCTTAATCAAATACACCCTGTAAAATTTTGCCAACTTTTGAATCATATTTGAGGGATGCAAGTTCAAGTAAAATTTGAATCATATTTGTGGGCTGCAAGTTCAAGTAAAAGTCCGCAACTATTAATAAGCTATCAAGCATGTTAGACgcatatacaaaaattcacagCATATACCAAGCAGGGATTGATTATGACTCTAAAATTTGGTCACATATGTAAAATGTCAAATAACAAAGAAAACTAGCACTAACCATAAGTATAGCTCTTATTTCATGCCGTTCAAGTTTAATCCCATCAGTGCATGGATCGAGAATCATGTCAAGAATGTCTCTTGAATTGCTACGCTCCTCGGGCTGTGACAATAGTTTCTGATCTATTATCCTATCAAATATCTCATGCAGTACTCCAAAATGGTTCTTCATACGACGTCTATAGCCTTGTAGATCCAAAAATCTAAGAATcggaaaataatcagaaaaattTGGCTTGCTTACTTCCGTCATTACTCCTCTAATAGCAGCTTCAAAAGTGGAATCAAAATCTGAACTGAAACCAGCTAAATCAACTGAAAAGAAAGTATTTGATAGCAAATTTAGAGCGGTAGTATAAGCAACTTGACCAATGTCAACCACAGAGCCAGAGCTCGCGCTTCCGCGAACGTGACAAATAAGGTCATTTAACTTTTGCTGCCTTAAGTGTTGATCTGAATCAAGCTTTTGAGGTGCGAAAATGAGTGAATTTGCTAATTTTCTAAGATTTTTCCATTGAGGAGAAACAGGTAACCATATCATTGAAGTGTTATGATGATCACATACCTTAACTGCATCTAGGACGATTCGACTTGAAATAGATTGATCATGCTTTTGAAAAATTTCTTTGGCTATTGTTGAAGAAGAAATGACAACTGCGGTTATAGAACCGAGTTTTAATGACATTAAGGGTCCGTAAATTTCAGCAAGCCGAGTCAGTGATTTGTGAGGCTTTTTTCCGAGCTGAAAAAGGTTTCCAATGCTTGGTAAAGAAACCGGACCAGGTGGAAGATTTGCATGTGAAGATTTAGTAATCCATGAACACATTTTGAAAAATGCACATGAAACCAAAATCCACAGAAAATGATTCAGGTAATCCATCTCTTTTCACCTTCTCAAACTTAAAATTCTGATAACAGTGAGT
The nucleotide sequence above comes from Papaver somniferum cultivar HN1 chromosome 8, ASM357369v1, whole genome shotgun sequence. Encoded proteins:
- the LOC113304520 gene encoding geraniol 8-hydroxylase-like isoform X2; its protein translation is MQLRFLDLQGYRRRMKNHFGVLHEIFDRIIDQKLLSQPEERSNSRDILDMILDPCTDGIKLERHEIRAILMDFFSAGIDTASSTIEWAMAELIRNPSKMKKAQQELSNIISKDRPIEEKDITRLPYLQAIVKETLRLHPPAPLLVPHKAEIDVKFHDFVIPKGTQVLVNFWAIGRDPTMWKEPTSFQPERFLSLNIDYKGQDFEFIPFGSGRRMCPGLPLAHRMVHSMLGSLLQSFDWKLENGLNARDLDMEEEFGITLVKAKGLQAIPITRL
- the LOC113304520 gene encoding geraniol 8-hydroxylase-like isoform X1 → MDYLNHFLWILVSCAFFKMCSWITKSSHANLPPGPVSLPSIGNLFQLGKKPHKSLTRLAEIYGPLMSLKLGSITAVVISSSTIAKEIFQKHDQSISSRIVLDAVKVCDHHNTSMIWLPVSPQWKNLRKLANSLIFAPQKLDSDQHLRQQKLNDLICHVRGSASSGSVVDIGQVAYTTALNLLSNTFFSVDLAGFSSDFDSTFEAAIRGVMTEVSKPNFSDYFPILRFLDLQGYRRRMKNHFGVLHEIFDRIIDQKLLSQPEERSNSRDILDMILDPCTDGIKLERHEIRAILMDFFSAGIDTASSTIEWAMAELIRNPSKMKKAQQELSNIISKDRPIEEKDITRLPYLQAIVKETLRLHPPAPLLVPHKAEIDVKFHDFVIPKGTQVLVNFWAIGRDPTMWKEPTSFQPERFLSLNIDYKGQDFEFIPFGSGRRMCPGLPLAHRMVHSMLGSLLQSFDWKLENGLNARDLDMEEEFGITLVKAKGLQAIPITRL